One genomic window of Camelina sativa cultivar DH55 chromosome 5, Cs, whole genome shotgun sequence includes the following:
- the LOC104786393 gene encoding uncharacterized protein LOC104786393 → MEIDSSTTIESTVTTSLPEKIHLRPMTLSDIDDFMVWATDSKVTRYCTWEPHMSKEAAISHLNNVVLPHPWLRAICLENDRPIGSISVTPVDEIRGEIGYLIGSKYWGKGIATEAVRLVAAEIFKEKPEMERLEALVDVDNVGSQKVLEKVGFVREGVMRNFMYLKGNVRDMVMFSLLPSDSLH, encoded by the coding sequence ATGGAGATCGACTCATCTACTACGATCGAATCCACCGTGACTACCTCACTTCCGGAGAAAATCCATCTCCGACCAATGACTCTCTCCGACATCGACGACTTCATGGTTTGGGCCACTGACTCAAAGGTCACGCGCTATTGCACGTGGGAGCCTCACATGAGCAAAGAAGCCGCGATCTCGCACTTAAACAACGTCGTGTTGCCACACCCTTGGCTCAGAGCTATCTGCTTAGAAAACGACCGTCCGATCGGCTCGATCTCCGTCACGCCAGTCGATGAGATCAGAGGAGAGATAGGTTATCTCATCGGGAGCAAGTATTGGGGGAAAGGGATCGCGACGGAGGCTGTGAGGCTTGTGGCGGCGGAGATATTCAAGGAAAAGCCGGAGATGGAGAGGCTTGAGGCACTTGTTGACGTTGATAATGTCGGATCTCAAAAGGTTCTTGAAAAAGTTGGGTTTGTGAGAGAAGGTGTGATGAGGAATTTTATGTATCTAAAAGGAAACGTTAGAGATATGGTCATGTTTAGTTTATTGCCTTCTGATTCTTTGCACTGA
- the LOC104786395 gene encoding uncharacterized protein LOC104786395 produces MDLQETQPSMSVLPPGRVSLRPMTLSDVDDYMVWATDPEVARFCTWEPCTSRDEAIKYITDRVLTHPWLRAICLEDDRPIGYILIMAVDEIRKEIGYVLARKYWGKGFATEAVRLVTAEIFKEFPEIERLEALVDVDNVGSQRVLEKVGFTREGVMRKFLCIKGSVRDTVMFSFLPTDTLM; encoded by the coding sequence ATGGACTTACAAGAAACGCAACCAAGCATGAGCGTTTTGCCTCCGGGAAGAGTATCACTCCGGCCGATGACTCTTTCCGACGTCGACGACTACATGGTTTGGGCCACAGACCCTGAAGTGGCACGCTTCTGCACTTGGGAGCCTTGCACGAGCAGAGACGAAGCCATCAAATACATAACCGATCGTGTCTTGACACACCCTTGGCTCCGAGCCATCTGCTTAGAAGACGACCGTCCTATCGGCTACATCTTGATCATGGCGGTGGATGAAATCAGAAAAGAGATCGGTTATGTCTTAGCGAGAAAGTATTGGGGAAAAGGGTTTGCGACGGAGGCGGTGAGGCTAGTGACGGCGGAGATATTTAAAGAGTTTCCGGAGATTGAGAGGCTTGAGGCACTTGTCGATGTGGACAATGTTGGCTCTCAAAGAGTTCTTGAAAAAGTTGGGTTTACTAGAGAAGGTGTGATGAGGAAGTTTCTATGTATCAAGGGAAGTGTAAGAGACACTGTTATGTTTAGTTTCTTGCCTACTGATACTTTGATGTAA
- the LOC104786397 gene encoding uncharacterized protein LOC104786397, with protein sequence MHVEKNFFDNLINTVLNVPGKTKDNIKSRLDLLALCRRSSLHIQQDGTMPVPNFRLSNEGKREFLLWLKNDIRFPDGYASKFGRCVDINRWKLSGLKSHDCHVIMQRLLPFAFLELLPKNVHTAISDIALFFRDISAKILRNEDVNLLKANIAVKLCNLEKIFPPSFFDVMEHLPIHLPDEAALGGPVQYRWMYPFERYMYHLKKKVKNKAHIAGSIVAQCLNEEISNASANFFGNPEVKDEPIGPGDIRFTYDDPDVPSFFYHEGRAGGKATNKWLTDDDYTVLQTFMLLNCDKFEPYERVFEEYMAERNPQMTSNELQIAKDQHFAQWVKDYINNATESYQFPLWMLDFVQGPRRSYSSWPIYFSRGYCFHTHNHGQNKKTQHYGVCVRGTTDMDYYGLIVEIMMIEYHGAVGLKAMIFKCRWFDTTEGEGMRKHPAGIIDVSPRRQYHKYDPFVLAGNCDQVCFIPYPRVHHNSATDWWACTKVMPRERCETSEIALIALQDDTHNHVVAPSSMMRVETHVVEDASDYDTLPVSPPNDEYVSEDELEDLCDDSDSDTDYDVDYGSS encoded by the exons ATGCATGTTGAGAAAAATTTCTTTGATAATCTCATCAACACAGTATTAAATGTTCCAGGAAAGACCAAAGACAACATAAAATCAAGGTTGGATCTCTTAGCATTGTGTAGAAGATCGAGCCTTCATATACAACAAGACGGAACGATGCCTGTGCCAAACTTTAGGCTATCAAATGAAGGTAAACGAGAATTCCTTCTATGgttaaaaaatgatataagaTTTCCAGATGGGTATGCATCGAAGTTTGGTCGTTGTGTTGACATAAATCGTTGGAAGTTATCGGGTCTGAAAAGTCATGATTGTCACGTTATCATGCAACGACTTCTCCCATTTGCGTTTTTGGAACTTCTTCCCAAAAATGTTCACACGGCAATTTCAG ATATTGCACTCTTCTTTCGAGATATATCAGCAAAGATTTTACGAAATGAAGATGTTAATCTTTTGAAAGCTAATATCGCGGTGAAGCTTTGTAACTTAGAGAAAATATTTCCTCCATCGTTCTTTGATGTTATGGAACACCTTCCCATACACCTTCCAGATGAAGCTGCTTTAGGTGGTCCAGTtcaatataggtggatgtatccaTTTGAGAGATACATGTATCATCTGAAAAAGAAAGTCAAGAACAAGGCACACATTGCAGGTTCAATAGTAGCACAATGTCTGAACGAAGAGATTTCAAATGCATCAGCAAATTTCTTTGGAAATCCAGAAGTTAAAGATGAACCAATAGGTCCTGGAGATATTCGATTTACATATGATGATCCAGATGTGCCGAGCTTTTTTTATCATGAAGGTCGAGCTGGTGGGAAAGCAACAAATAAATGGTTAACAGATGATGACTACACCGTGCTCCAAACATTTATGTTGCTTAATTGTGACAAATTTGAGCCATATGAAAG agtgtttgAAGAGTATATGGCAGAGCGTAACCCACAAATGACTAGTAACGAACTGCAGATAGCGAAAGACCAACACTTTGCGCAATGGGTTAAAGACTAC ATTAACAATGCAACCGAGTCATATCAATTTCCCTTGTGGATGTTAGATTTCGTACAAGGTCCAAGACGTAGTTATTCATCATGGCCTATATATTTCTCAAGAGGATATTGTTTCCACACACATAACCATggacaaaataagaaaactcaaCATTACGGCGTTTGTGTTCGCGGAACGACCGACATGGATTATTACGGGCTAATAGTGGAGATCATGATGATCGAATACCATGGTGCTGTTGGATTGAAGGCTATGATTTTCAAATGCAGGTGGTTTGATACAACGGAAGGTGAGGGAATGCGCAAACATCCAGCAGGCATTATTGATGTTTCACCACGCAGACAATACCATAAATATGATCCATTTGTATTAGCTGGTAACTGTGATCAGGTGTGTTTTATTCCTTATCCACGTGTGCATCATAACTCCGCAACTGACTGGTGGGCTTGTACGAAAGTTATGCCTCGAGAGAGATGTGAAACATCTGAAATTGCTCTAATTGCATTACAAGATGATACACATAATCATGTGGTGGCACCAAGTTCAATGATGCGAGTTGAAACACATGTCGTTGAAGATGCTTCAGACTATGATACGTTGCCGGTGTCTCCTCCTAATGATGAATACGTATCAGAAGACGAATTAGAAGATTTGTGtgatgattctgattctgatacTGATTATGATGTCGATTATGGTTCTAGTTAA
- the LOC104789085 gene encoding uncharacterized protein LOC104789085, with the protein MDRHIDPTRNRVSEEFLEGIDVFLAFACSQASYKESGTILCPCARCKNRKQRDAKTVSSHLFRVGFKGNYYVWSSHGECYYDAGESSRANHFSGEEAMWDEQHTNFTTGNDENYPYANINEGQDVSSAHVQENLMETTNEEPYHDSVFQAFEAANQPLYDGCAEGISQLYLASRMMKAKSDYNMVEACVDEISQTIKDVLPKPNTAPASYYEAKKLTRALGLPVKKIDVCEDNCMLFWKEDRSLLCCRFCGKDRYHPNNGKGKSRPKQRMFYMPITERLMRLYQLETTASQMRWHAEHLSPEGEMHHPSDGAAWKHFNEVYPHFAAESRNVYLGLSTDGFNPIGMNGEAHSVWPVIITPYNLPPGMCMKREYFFLSILVPGPKHPKKSLHIYLQPLIEELKSLWSDGVETYDISKKQKFTMRVALMWKINDFPAYGMVSGWMTHGRLACPYCLDETQSFWLQNGRKHSWFDCHRKFLPQDHPYRRNVQAFRRGKALIVEEMDMRSLLEL; encoded by the exons ATGGATCGACATATTGATCCAACAAGAAATCGTGTATCAGAAGAGTTTTTAGAGGGAATTGATGTTTTTCTTGCGTTTGCTTGTAGTCAAGCATCTTACAAAGAGTCAGGCACTATATTGTGTCCTTGTGCACGGTGTAAAAATCGAAAGCAGAGAGATGCAAAAACTGTATCTAGCCATCTTTTTCGAGTTGGATTTAAGGGAAACTACTATGTTTGGTCAAGCCATGGAGAATGTTACTATGATGCTGGTGAATCCTCGAGAGCAAATCATTTTTCCGGTGAAGAAGCAATGTGGGATGAACAACACACAAATTTCACGACTGGTAATGATGAGAATTATCCATATGCAAATATTAATGAGGGGCAAGACGTGTCATCAGCCCATGTACAAGAGAATCTGATGGAAACAACCAACGAAGAACCATACCATGATAGCGTTTTCCAAGCTTTTGAAGCAGCCAATCAACCTCTTTACGATGGGTGTGCTGAAGGAATTTCTCAACTATATCTTGCTTCACGTATGATGAAGGCAAAAAGCGATTACAATATGGTAGAGGCATGTGTTGATGAGATATCACAGACTATCAAAGATGTTTTGCCCAAACCAAATACAGCTCCTGCATCATATTACGAGGCAAAAAAGTTGACAAGAGCACTTGGGCTGCctgttaaaaaaattgatgtttgtgAGGATAACTGCATGCTCTTCTGGAAGGAGGATCGATCACTTCTATGCTGTCGGTTTTGTGGTAAAGATAGATACCATCCAAACaatggaaaaggaaaaagtcGACCAAAACAGAGGATGTTTTATATGCCAATAACAGAGCGGTTAATGCGGCTATACCAATTAGAGACAACTGCATCTCAAATGCGCTGGCATGCTGAGCATTTGTCTCCTGAAGGAGAAATGCATCACCCATCAGATGGAGCAGCATGGAAGCATTTTAATGAGGTATATCCTCATTTCGCAGCTGAAAGTCGCAATGTATATCTTGGCTTGTCAACAGATGGATTTAACCCAATTGGTATGAATGGTGAGGCACATTCAGTTTGGCCTGTGATTATAACTCCTTATAATTTACCCCCTGGCATGTGTATGAAAAGGGAATATTTCTTCTTGTCGATACTAGTTCCTGGGCCAAAACATCCAAAGAAAAGTCTACACATCTATCTTCAGCCATTGATTGAAGAATTAAAGAGTTTGTGGAGTGACGGTGTGGAAACGTACGatatatcaaagaaacaaaaatttacgATGAGAGTTGCATTGATGTGGAAAATCAATGATTTTCCAGCATATGGCATGGTCTCTGGTTGGATGACGCATGGGCGTTTAGCATGTCCATACTGTTTAGACGAGACACAATCGTTTTGGTTACAAAATGGAAGGAAGCATAGTTGGTTCGATTGCCACAGAAAGTTTTTGCCTCAAGATCATCCTTATAGACGAAATGTGCAAGCATTTAGACGAGGCAAAGCA TTGATTGTGGAGGAAATGGACATGAGAAGCCTGCTCGAACTGTAA
- the LOC104786398 gene encoding putative F-box protein At2g19630, whose translation MKSRRLNVSDDRLTISRRNTRSITLVNGRGNSLPISIDLVIEIFSWLPAKSIARCRCVSKLWNAVLRRPDFTELHLSRSSSSPKLLFVLRNMNGFVFFTSHLPQNPVDNSSIAVASNRLSHFPCRNGIVGPSNGFVLLRGVMGMKKHLFVSLLFNPSTGQVLPLPAVNTRSRRFGMIICMGCDSVNKQLKVLSVTLSDEGSDFEKFEYQVLTVGIGKPSWRMVECCRPHLPGTRKICINGVYYYTARVNMFSRDSVIVCFDFISEKFSFLNLSGPMEAPTDLINYNGKLGLLVSDFCHGGNTRFELWVLQDLEKKEWSHHVYVFSPVWQNAVEKTILHLSGVVGTTEFVFLPMTLSDPFYVFYYNVEKNTVVRVGVRGMEAFKRYSVDAFANHVENVELIRAF comes from the coding sequence ATGAAATCGCGGCGGCTAAACGTCTCAGACGATCGTCTAACCATTTCTCGACGCAACACGCGATCGATAACCTTAGTAAATGGAAGAGGAAATTCATTGCCGATCTCAATTGACCTCGTTATCGAGATATTCTCGTGGCTGCCGGCGAAATCCATAGCTAGATGTCGTTGCGTGTCGAAGCTCTGGAACGCCGTACTCCGCCGCCCAGATTTCACGGAGTTGCACTTGAGCAGATCTTCTTCCAGCCCGAAGCTCTTGTTCGTCTTGCGCAACATGAATGGGTTCGTCTTCTTcacctcacatctgcctcaaaATCCTGTTGATAACTCGTCCATTGCTGTAGCCTCCAATCGTCTTAGCCATTTCCCTTGTCGCAATGGAATCGTTGGTCCAAGTAACGGCTTCGTCCTTCTTAGAGGTGTCATGGGAATGAAAAAGCATTTGTTTGTGTCGTTGCTATTTAACCCCAGCACCGGACAAGTGTTACCTTTACCAGCAGTGAACACGAGGAGCAGGAGGTTTGGGATGATTATTTGTATGGGGTGTGATTCAGTTAACAAACAGTTAAAGGTATTGTCCGTTACCTTGTCTGATGAAGGATcagattttgagaaatttgagTATCAAGTTCTGACGGTAGGAATTGGAAAACCATCATGGAGAATGGTCGAATGTTGCAGACCGCATTTACCCGGAACTCGAaagatatgcatcaatggtgtTTACTACTATACAGCTCGTGTCAACATGTTTTCTAGAGACTCTGTAatagtttgttttgattttatttctgAGAAGTTCAGCTTTCTGAACCTCAGTGGACCGATGGAAGCTCCAACAGATCTGATTAATTACAATGGCAAGCTAGGTTTGCTTGTGTCTGACTTTTGTCATGGAGGAAATACAAGATTCGAGTTATGGGTTCTTCAAGACTTGGAGAAAAAGGAATGGTCGCATCATGTTTATGTATTTTCTCCTGTTTGGCAGAATGCAGTTGAGAAGACCATCTTACACTTATCTGGAGTGGTTGGTACAACTGAATTTGTGTTTTTGCCGATGACACTGTCTGATCCTTTCTATGTTTTCTACTACAATGTCGAGAAGAACACTGTCGTTAGAGTTGGAGTCCGAGGAATGGAAGCGTTTAAACGTTATAGTGTTGACGCCTTTGCAAATCATGTAGAGAATGTGGAGCTTATTCGAGCATTTTAG
- the LOC104786399 gene encoding F-box protein DOR-like, which yields MICNPSTSQALPLPKVKTRRVKVRTFVVYDPIAKLFKLLSMTWPCYGTSGKNCEEYQVLTLGAQTLLWRMVDCCLPHHPVDDGICIDGCLYYQAMVDFGSGHYTIVCFDVRSETFRFVKKARGMALYGASVLVNYEGRLGQLQSDGLHIAGIVTCHTRSLELWVLVDAEKHEWSKFVYALPSMWKNVVAEAELYIVGRTSTNDIVLSRHYSSDVFYYNPERNTVIRVEFQGMDVFNHLRVHTFLNHVEDVKLMQL from the coding sequence ATGATATGCAACCCCAGCACTAGTCAAGCCTTACCTTTACCCAAAGTGAAGACGAGGAGAGTTAAAGTGAGAACCTTTGTGGTTTATGATCCCATTGCTAAACTATTCAAACTATTGTCTATGACTTGGCCATGTTATGGAACCAGCGGGAAGAATTGTGAGGAGTATCAGGTTCTGACATTAGGGGCTCAGACACTTCTCTGGAGAATGGTTGATTGTTGTTTACCCCATCATCCTGTAGACGATGGGATATGCATTGATGGTTGTTTGTATTATCAAGCTATGGTCGATTTCGGTTCAGGGCATTATACaatagtttgctttgatgttaggtctgaaaCGTTTAGATTTGTTAAGAAAGCTAGGGGCATGGCGCTGTATGGTGCTTCAGTTCTGGTAAACTATGAGGGTAGATTAGGTCAACTTCAGTCAGATGGGCTTCACATAGCTGGAATAGTTACTTGCCATACTAGAAGTCTTGAGTTGTGGGTTCTAGTGGATGCTGAGAAACATGAATGGTCGAAGTTTGTATATGCATTGCCATCTATGTGGAAGAATGTTGTTGCAGAGGCTGAGTTATACATTGTTGGAAGGACCAGTACAAATGATATTGTGTTGTCGCGGCACTATTCATCGGACGTTTTCTACTACAATCCCGAGAGGAACACAGTCATAAGAGTTGAATTCCAAGGAATGGATGTGTTTAACCATCTTAGAGTCCACACCTTTCTGAACCATGTGGAGGACGTAAAGCTTATGCAACTGTAA